In Blattabacterium cuenoti, the following proteins share a genomic window:
- the gcvT gene encoding glycine cleavage system aminomethyltransferase GcvT, with protein MENSNKKKTYLYKKHVNLGAKMVPYSGFIMPLQYKSSIIEHMNVRNIAGIFDISHMGNFFLKGKDSKNLIQILTTNDVSKIKIGQAQYNCMINDKGGIIDDLVIYKILETEFLLIVNAVNIEKNKKWITHHIKKYKCKYVELIDSSQEYSLLSVQGPQSLSRIKKLTNILLEEIDFYHFKIGEFAGIKNLLISRTGYTGSKGIEILIPNKYVEKVWDEIIGISNIIPCGIASRNSLRLEMGYRLYGNDISENITPIESGLSWIVKFNKKFIAREILKKQKIKGVEKKLISFMVNENGKIPRMGHPILNWNKSIIGEVTSGCFSPVLKKGIGLGYVNINKLKNPIYVLIREKYIFVTEVKLPFININNI; from the coding sequence ATGGAAAATAGTAACAAAAAAAAAACGTATTTGTATAAAAAACATGTTAATCTAGGTGCTAAAATGGTTCCATATTCTGGATTTATTATGCCTCTTCAATATAAATCTTCTATTATAGAACATATGAATGTAAGAAATATCGCTGGAATCTTTGATATTAGCCATATGGGAAATTTTTTTTTAAAAGGAAAAGATTCTAAAAATTTAATTCAAATTTTAACAACAAACGATGTAAGTAAAATAAAAATAGGACAAGCTCAATATAATTGCATGATTAATGATAAAGGGGGAATTATTGATGATTTAGTAATTTATAAAATATTAGAAACAGAATTCCTACTTATAGTAAATGCTGTTAATATAGAAAAAAATAAAAAATGGATTACCCATCACATAAAAAAATACAAATGTAAATATGTAGAGTTAATAGATTCCTCTCAGGAATATTCTTTATTATCTGTACAAGGTCCTCAATCCTTATCAAGGATCAAAAAATTAACTAATATATTATTGGAAGAAATAGATTTTTATCATTTTAAAATAGGAGAATTTGCAGGAATAAAAAATCTATTAATATCTAGAACAGGTTATACAGGATCTAAAGGAATAGAAATTCTTATTCCTAATAAATATGTAGAAAAAGTATGGGATGAAATTATAGGAATTTCAAATATTATTCCATGTGGAATAGCAAGTAGAAATTCATTAAGATTGGAAATGGGATATCGTTTATATGGAAATGATATTTCTGAAAATATAACACCTATAGAAAGCGGATTATCTTGGATAGTAAAATTTAATAAAAAATTTATTGCAAGAGAAATATTAAAAAAACAAAAAATAAAAGGAGTAGAAAAAAAACTTATATCTTTTATGGTAAATGAAAATGGTAAAATTCCTAGAATGGGACATCCAATATTAAATTGGAATAAATCCATTATTGGAGAAGTAACATCTGGATGTTTTTCTCCTGTCTTAAAAAAAGGAATAGGATTAGGATATGTAAATATAAATAAATTGAAAAATCCTATTTATGTCTTAATAAGAGAAAAATATATTTTTGTTACTGAAGTAAAATTACCTTTTATTAATATTAATAATATTTAA
- a CDS encoding MATE family efflux transporter translates to MCFTQLAVICIGFFDNVMVGILGKNALASVSLANAVFFIMIIFGFGISSAISTLIASVDIKNEYKKGFFIFYHGLVLNFVLSIFMYTAVHIFFYLFPYLGQPKEILNDTISFLEITSISFVPWMIFEIFRKFSEGLSLVFPSLVATWSSAIINIILNYIFLNGKFIFPKLGILGVAYATLISRIIMLICIFILLFKYKRVRKYYNYFKFSYLKLKKEFFKKILKIGIPSGLHMLFEMSAFAVSSFISGKCGIKVLAAHQIVINLVSSTFLLSAGLSVAATVRIGNQLALKNYSELRKVGKSILFMGFFFMLICNFIFIFFRKNIPFIYINDKEVASIAEKMIIIASFFQLSDGLQGIILGALRGLQDVHIPMWISLFSYWVVAIPIAWLLSIKIGGQGVWIGLGIGLTISAILLFIRYETITKRLVKKSNNNKYLFFR, encoded by the coding sequence ATATGTTTTACTCAATTAGCAGTTATATGCATAGGGTTTTTTGATAATGTAATGGTTGGTATTTTAGGAAAAAATGCATTAGCTTCTGTATCATTAGCTAACGCTGTATTTTTTATAATGATTATTTTTGGATTTGGAATATCATCAGCGATTTCTACATTAATTGCATCAGTAGATATAAAAAATGAATATAAAAAAGGATTCTTTATATTTTATCATGGATTAGTTTTAAATTTTGTTTTATCCATATTTATGTATACTGCAGTACATATTTTTTTTTACCTATTTCCATATTTAGGACAACCTAAAGAAATTTTAAATGATACAATTTCTTTTTTAGAAATAACATCTATTTCTTTTGTTCCATGGATGATATTTGAAATTTTTAGAAAATTTTCTGAAGGATTATCTTTAGTTTTTCCAAGTTTAGTAGCCACTTGGAGCTCCGCAATTATTAATATAATTTTAAATTATATATTTCTTAATGGAAAATTTATATTTCCTAAATTAGGGATTTTAGGAGTTGCTTACGCTACTTTAATATCTCGTATAATTATGTTAATATGTATTTTTATTTTATTATTTAAATATAAAAGAGTACGTAAATATTATAATTATTTCAAATTTTCTTATTTAAAATTAAAAAAAGAATTCTTTAAAAAAATTCTAAAAATAGGAATTCCTTCTGGATTACATATGTTATTTGAAATGAGTGCTTTTGCAGTTTCTTCTTTCATCTCAGGTAAATGTGGAATAAAGGTTTTAGCTGCTCATCAAATAGTTATTAATTTAGTTTCTTCTACTTTCCTTTTGAGTGCAGGTTTATCTGTTGCAGCTACAGTTAGAATAGGAAATCAATTAGCTTTAAAAAATTATTCTGAATTAAGAAAAGTAGGAAAATCTATCCTTTTTATGGGTTTTTTTTTCATGTTAATATGTAATTTTATATTTATTTTTTTCAGAAAAAACATCCCATTTATATATATAAATGATAAAGAAGTAGCTTCCATTGCGGAAAAAATGATTATTATTGCTAGTTTTTTTCAATTATCAGATGGTCTTCAAGGGATCATATTAGGCGCTTTAAGAGGATTACAAGATGTTCATATACCCATGTGGATAAGTCTATTTTCTTATTGGGTTGTGGCTATTCCTATAGCTTGGTTATTATCAATTAAAATAGGGGGACAGGGTGTATGGATAGGATTAGGAATAGGACTTACTATATCAGCTATCTTACTTTTTATAAGATATGAAACTATAACAAAAAGGCTTGTAAAAAAAAGTAACAATAATAAATATCTGTTCTTTAGATAA